CGaactgaaaacttgaattatacAAAACTCGatggaaggctacaaacatctccaaagtgatccctggacctctcccattgacttatacatgaattcggcaggttttaggtggagagtagtcgaattcgaattcttaaagggccagagtatgataaatctcgaaaacctatttagaatttttaattcaagtttgCAATCAAGTTTGGAtatttccctagtcgaatttgacagttttaaccataaaaagaatttaaattctaattttcaattcgacccttaataaatctgccccttagtgtgaaagCCCAAGACCTAGGTTAATACACTAACATTTCCAGTGCAAACGCCCAGTGTGCATTAAAGCGGCCCACTGGGCATATAATCTGGCACAGGCATTAACAATCACAGTGCAAAAATGTTTCCCTACTAGCTATTTTGGACACATATAACCAGCCCCCACCCTTTGTATTAAATACAGCTGTGATACACACAGTTGGTGCCATACAAATAAAGCTATACTCATCTGATTCTAAGTAGCTGTTTAGATCCCTGCTGTGCAGAAAGCTGTCATATGGCTGCCCAGTGCTGCAAAAAGTGCCAAGCCTTTGGAGAGGGAGGAATTGGAAATTTGAAAAGGAGAATATTACACAAAGTGCTGGGGTTGACTGTCACTGGAAAGTGAAACCAAATGTGCACAGTCACACTATATAAAGTAGGGATGTCTCACATATGGGCCTTCCATTTCTATTTAAACATACCTCCCAGGTCATACTGTGAGTGTTCATGTACAGATTACACAACACTGAGTGTTACTGTTGTATATTGCCCTGCACTACTGCttcctactattcctgctatccagcagccacactcccttcccagaaactattatccactgttactataggcaccatctctgcctactatacctgctatctcacagtcacactcccttcccagagactattataccactgttactataggcaccatctctccctactatacctgctatcccacagtcacactcccttcccagagactattatccactgttactataggcaccatctctccctactatacctgctatcccacagtcacactcccttcccagaaactattatccactgttactataggcaccatctctccctactatacctgctatttcacagtcacactcccttcccagagactattatccactgttactataggcaccatctctccctactatacctgctatctcagtcacactcccttcccagaaactatccactgttactataggcaccatctctccctactatacctgttatcccacagtcacactcccttcccagagactattatccactgttactataggcaccatctctccctactatacctgctatctcacagtcacactcccttcccagagactattatccactgttactataggcaccatctctccctactatacctgctatcccacagtcacactcccttcccagagactattatcccactgttactatagacaccatctctccctactatcccacagtcacactcccttcccagagactattatccactgttactataggcaccatctctccctactatacctgctatcccacagtcacactcccttcccagagactattatccactgttactataagcaccatctctccctactatacctgctatcccacagtcacactcccttcccagagactattatccactgttactatagacaccatctctccctactatacctgctatcccacagtcacactcccttcccagagactattatccactattactatagacaccatatctccctactatacctgctatcccacagtcacactcccttcccagagactattatccactgttactataggcacaatctctccctactatacctgctatcccacagtcacactcccttcccagagactattatccactattactatagacaccatatctccctactatacctgctatcccacagtcacactcccttcccagagactattatccactgttactatagacacaatctctccctactatacctgctatcccacagtcacactcccttcccagagactattatcccactgttactatagacaccatctctccctactatacctgctatcccacagtcacactcccttcccagagactattatcccactgttactatagacaccatctctccctactatacctgctatcttacagtcccccttcccagagactgtctCTCTGCTTGTCTCGCTGTGAAGCAGTTGATCCCATATAAGCACAATGGGTGAATAATAATCACTGAAGATCTCCTTACATGCCCCAGCAGGGGGTGAGCAGTGCAATCTCCAATGCTACAGTCAATGCAAGAACTCCAGTGATTGTCTTACCTGCTGCTGTCCCACGTAGGGAAGAgttgctgctgcagaacctcttcctTCTGTTCTACTTACCTACCTGCTCTTGGCACAGGGAATGCCGCCTGAACTATAGTGAATGGGAGGCTTCATTGATGTGTGAGGTTGctgcgcgtgacgtcatcactcAGCTCTGCACCTATAAATGCGGCCCCTGGCGGCTCAGGGCGCAGATTGAGACTGAGCGAGACAGGGAGCAGAAGTAACTCTGGAGAGAGTTAGAGACAGAGCTCAAATCTTCCAGGGGCAACCCTTCTTCTCTGCTTTCATGCACCGCCTGCTCCAGTGGGACCAAGCAGCAGCATGTCTCCCACCCCCGCCTGGCATTAGATCCATGGACTACTACGACTCCGACTACCTGGCCGGTTTGGTAGGAAAGGTCCCCCGGCGGGTGCCTCGTGGCTGTCCCGGATCTGACAGTTCTATCGGGGATCACGAGAGAGCCATAGACTTCAGTCCGTACCTGGAGCCCCCGGCTGGGGCATTGGGTGCAGGGAGCCCCTCGGCTGCTCCTCCTGGAGACTTTCTGTCCGATCTCCTGGGCGCAGACGAGTACAAGTGCGGGCGCAAGGGGGCGCTAGAGTACAGTCCGGCTGGGAGAGGACTGGGGGGGTACCCGCAGCTGGGGGAGACCAAGGTGGAGCCCGTGTTCGAGTCCCTGGAACCCTACAAGGGTCCCGGGCGGGAGGATAACGCCATGCAATCACCGTACAGTGTCCGCGCCTATTTGGGTTACCAAACGGTACCGAGCGGGAGCAGCGGCAATCTCTCCAGCGCTTCGTCCTCTTCCAGTCCCCCCGGCACCCCCAACCCTCTGGACAGCAAGAGCGAGGGCCCATCAGGAGCCTCGGGAACAGGTTACAGGAAAAGCGGATCTGGCAAAGCGAAGAAGTCGCTTGACAAGCAGAGTAACGATTACAAGTTACGCCGGGAACGCAATAATATCGCCGTGCGGAAAAGCCGCGACAAAGCGAAAATACGCAACATGGAGACGCAGCATAAAGTGCTGGAGCTGAGCGCCGAGAATGAGCGGCTACAGAAGCGGGTGGAGCAGTTGTCTCGGGAACTCGGCACCCTCCGGAACTTGTTCAAACAGCTGCCCGAGCCCCTGCTGGCTGTGACCGGCCGCTGCTAGGCCTAAGGGTGGCACCCTCACCCGGGGCGCTGTGCCACCCATGGACTACTTGTCTGGGCCAAAATAGGGCTACGGAACAGACTTCCCAAAAACTGCACTAGGGAGAACTTGGCCTGCACTTGAGGGTGGTGGGCTCTCAAAGCCTGCACCCCGACAATTGTATTGGGAATATC
The Xenopus laevis strain J_2021 chromosome 9_10S, Xenopus_laevis_v10.1, whole genome shotgun sequence DNA segment above includes these coding regions:
- the cebpb.S gene encoding CCAAT enhancer binding protein beta S homeolog (The RefSeq protein has 2 substitutions, 2 frameshifts compared to this genomic sequence), with product MHRLPQWDQAAACLPPPPGIRSMDYYDSDYLAGLVGKVPRRVPRGCPGSDSSIGDHERAIDFSPYLEPPAGALGAGSPSAAPPGDFLSDLLGADEYKCGRKGALEYSSGWERTGGVPQLGETKVEPVFESLEPYKGPGREDNAMQSPYSVRAYLGYQTVPSGSSGNLSSASSSSSPPGTPNPLDSKSEGPSGASGTGYRKSGSGKAKKSLDKQSNDYKLRRERNNIAVRKSRDKAKIRNMETQHKVLELSAENERLQKRVEQLSRELGTLRNLFKQVPEPLLAVTGRC